A genomic window from Rhizobium sp. EC-SD404 includes:
- the fliI gene encoding flagellar protein export ATPase FliI: MSVHSHSHRSEKLDALAKVARKFAEPSEAIRYGGYVQSIAAGHYTVSGLSRHVRLGEFVVHRSKSGDHLGEVVKVDTDTVVVCPIEAGEPIGVNETVFSRGAFKVAPDQSWCGRTINAMGQPIDGGPEMMPGAKRRSVVSQPPPSMSRQRVETPLRTGVRAIDIFSPICLGQRLGVFAGSGVGKSTLLSMIARASAFDRVVISLVGERGREVREFIEDTLGDNLAKSVVVVATSDESPMLRRLAPLTAMTVAEYFRDAGQNVLMIVDSVTRFAHAVREVGIASGEAPIARGYPASVFTELPKLLERAGPGGRDAGSITAIVSILVDGDNHNDPVADATRGILDGHIVLSRTLAEEGRYPPIDPLASISRLARKAWAGDEEKLVTRLKALIHRFEETRDLRLIGGYRPGTDADMDMAVKQVPVVYEVLRQGPDDPPAADAFDDLAHEMKKAAGLIQPGTPQSEPSKGRK; this comes from the coding sequence ATGAGCGTGCACTCCCATTCGCACCGATCCGAAAAGCTGGATGCGCTCGCCAAGGTGGCCCGCAAATTCGCCGAGCCAAGCGAGGCCATCCGCTATGGCGGCTATGTCCAGTCGATCGCCGCCGGCCACTACACGGTATCCGGTCTCTCGCGCCATGTGCGCCTGGGTGAATTCGTCGTTCACCGCAGCAAGAGCGGCGACCATCTCGGCGAAGTGGTCAAGGTGGACACGGACACGGTGGTGGTCTGCCCGATCGAAGCCGGGGAGCCGATCGGGGTCAATGAAACCGTCTTCAGCCGCGGCGCCTTCAAGGTCGCGCCGGACCAGTCCTGGTGTGGGCGCACGATCAACGCCATGGGCCAGCCGATCGACGGCGGTCCGGAAATGATGCCGGGAGCCAAGCGTCGCTCCGTCGTCAGTCAGCCGCCGCCGTCGATGAGCCGCCAGCGCGTCGAGACGCCGCTTCGGACCGGCGTTCGGGCGATCGATATCTTCTCACCGATCTGTCTGGGACAGCGACTTGGCGTCTTCGCCGGCTCGGGTGTCGGAAAATCGACGCTGTTGTCGATGATCGCAAGGGCAAGCGCCTTTGACCGCGTCGTCATCTCGCTTGTCGGCGAGCGCGGCCGCGAAGTGCGGGAATTCATCGAGGATACGCTCGGTGACAATCTGGCGAAAAGCGTCGTCGTCGTGGCGACGAGCGACGAGTCGCCGATGCTGCGCCGGCTCGCACCGCTGACAGCGATGACGGTCGCCGAATATTTCCGTGACGCCGGTCAGAACGTGCTGATGATCGTCGACAGCGTCACGCGCTTTGCTCATGCAGTGCGCGAGGTGGGTATTGCGTCGGGCGAAGCACCGATCGCGCGCGGCTATCCGGCATCCGTCTTTACCGAGCTGCCGAAGCTTCTCGAGCGGGCAGGGCCAGGCGGCCGCGACGCGGGTTCGATCACGGCCATCGTGTCGATCCTCGTCGATGGCGACAATCACAACGACCCCGTCGCCGATGCGACACGCGGCATTCTCGACGGGCACATCGTGCTCAGCCGGACGCTGGCGGAAGAAGGGCGATATCCGCCGATCGATCCACTCGCATCCATCTCTCGTCTCGCCCGCAAGGCCTGGGCCGGTGACGAGGAAAAGCTGGTCACGCGGCTGAAGGCGTTGATCCATCGTTTCGAAGAGACCCGCGATCTCCGACTGATCGGTGGCTACAGGCCGGGCACCGACGCGGACATGGACATGGCGGTCAAGCAGGTCCCGGTCGTCTACGAGGTCCTGAGGCAAGGTCCCGACGATCCGCCGGCCGCCGACGCATTCGACGATCTGGCCCACGAGATGAAGAAGGCGGCCGGTCTTATCCAACCCGGCACACCGCAATCAGAGCCAAGCAAGGGACGCAAATGA
- the flgF gene encoding flagellar basal-body rod protein FlgF, with protein sequence MDTALYVSLSSQIALERRLTTLSDNVANSNTVGFRATEVKFEELVDNRRPADVAFVSSGENYLSTRNGGMKQTGSALDFAVQGDAWFSIETPAGPALTRDGRFTMTEDGSLVTLNGYPVLDPGGGAIQLDAAGGEPEVSRDGALRQNGVQLSAIGLFTFDPANGYSRHDNSAILPNGEAEPVVDRFDVGVAQGFIEQSNVNAVSEMTQLIMVTRQFENVSALVRDAERIKQDAIRTLGGSNT encoded by the coding sequence ATGGATACCGCTCTTTACGTCTCGCTGTCGTCTCAGATCGCGCTCGAGCGGCGCCTGACGACGCTCTCGGACAATGTCGCCAATTCCAACACGGTCGGCTTTCGCGCCACCGAAGTGAAATTCGAGGAACTGGTCGACAATCGCCGGCCCGCGGACGTCGCGTTCGTGTCTTCGGGGGAAAACTATCTGTCTACGCGCAATGGCGGCATGAAGCAGACGGGCAGTGCGCTTGATTTCGCGGTGCAGGGCGATGCCTGGTTTTCCATCGAAACGCCTGCCGGCCCGGCGCTGACGCGGGACGGCCGCTTCACGATGACCGAGGATGGTTCGCTCGTGACGCTGAACGGCTACCCGGTCCTCGATCCGGGCGGCGGCGCCATCCAGCTCGACGCGGCGGGCGGCGAACCGGAAGTTTCCCGCGACGGCGCCCTGCGCCAGAACGGCGTGCAGCTCTCGGCCATCGGACTTTTCACGTTCGACCCCGCTAATGGCTACAGCCGACACGACAACAGCGCGATCCTGCCCAACGGCGAGGCCGAGCCTGTCGTCGATCGCTTCGATGTGGGTGTCGCCCAGGGCTTCATCGAGCAGTCCAATGTCAATGCCGTCTCAGAGATGACGCAGCTGATCATGGTCACGCGTCAGTTCGAGAACGTCTCCGCGCTCGTTCGCGATGCCGAACGGATCAAGCAGGACGCAATCCGCACGCTTGGCGGCAGCAACACCTAA